One genomic region from Molothrus aeneus isolate 106 chromosome 24, BPBGC_Maene_1.0, whole genome shotgun sequence encodes:
- the TNNT2 gene encoding troponin T, cardiac muscle isoform X2 yields the protein MSDTEEVTEEYEQEQEEECVEEGQEEQVEEVEEETTEAKAEEQEDETKAAGEGGEGEREQEPGEGESKPKPKVFMPNLVPPKIPDGERLDFDDIHRKRMEKDLNELQALIEAHFESRKKEEEELLSLKDRIEQRRAERAEQQRIRSEREKERQARMAEERARKEEEEARKRAEEEARKKKAFSNMLHFGGYMQKSEKKGGKKQTEREKKKKILSERRKPLNIDHLSEDKLRDKAKELWQNIHDLEAEKFDLQEKFKRQKYEINVLRNRISDHQKVKGSKGARGKTMVGSRRK from the exons ATGTCAGACACGGAGGAGGTCACCGAGGAGTATGAGCA ggagcaggaag AGGAGTGCGTGGAGGAAG gTCAGGAGGAGCAGGtagaggaggtggaggaggagacCACAGAAGCCAAGGCAGAAG AACAAGAAGATGAAAcgaaagcagcaggagaag GTGGCGAGGGAGAGCGGGAGCAGGAGCCCGGGGAAG GTGAATCGAAGCCAAAACCCAA GGTCTTCATGCCCAACCTGGTGCCCCCCAAGATCCCAGATGGCGAGAGACTGGATTTTGAT gacaTTCACCGCAAGCGCATGGAGAAGGACCTGAACGAGCTGCAGGCCCTCATCGAAGCCCACTTTGAGagcaggaagaaggaggaagaggagctgctgtCTCTCAAGGACAGGATT gagcagcGGCGAGCGGAGCGGGCGGAGCAGCAGCGGATCCGCAGCGAGCGGGAGAAGGAGCGCCAGGCCCGCATGGCC GAGGAAAGAGCTCgcaaggaggaagaggaggcgcGGAAGAGGGCGGAGGAGGAGGCGCGGAAGAAGAAGGCGTTCTCCAACATGCTGCACTTTGGGGGATACATGCAGAAG TCAGAGAAAAAGGGTGGGAAGAAGCAAACAGAGcgggaaaagaagaagaagatccTCAGTGAGCGACGGAAACCCCTGAACATCGACCACCTCAGTGAGGACAAGCTCAG GGACAAGGCCAAGGAGCTATGGCAGAACATCCATGACCTGGAGGCTGAGAAATTTGACCTGCAGGAGAAGTTCAAGCGGCAGAAATACGag ATCAATGTTCTTCGAAACCGCATCAGTGACCACCAGAAAGT CAAAGG ATCCAAGGGTGCCCGTGGGAAGACCATGGTGGGCAGCCGAAGGAAGTAG
- the TNNT2 gene encoding troponin T, cardiac muscle isoform X3: protein MSDTEEVTEEYEQEQEEECVEEGQEEQVEEVEEETTEAKAEEQEDETKAAGEGESKPKPKVFMPNLVPPKIPDGERLDFDDIHRKRMEKDLNELQALIEAHFESRKKEEEELLSLKDRIEQRRAERAEQQRIRSEREKERQARMAEERARKEEEEARKRAEEEARKKKAFSNMLHFGGYMQKSEKKGGKKQTEREKKKKILSERRKPLNIDHLSEDKLRDKAKELWQNIHDLEAEKFDLQEKFKRQKYEINVLRNRISDHQKVKGSKGARGKTMVGSRRK from the exons ATGTCAGACACGGAGGAGGTCACCGAGGAGTATGAGCA ggagcaggaag AGGAGTGCGTGGAGGAAG gTCAGGAGGAGCAGGtagaggaggtggaggaggagacCACAGAAGCCAAGGCAGAAG AACAAGAAGATGAAAcgaaagcagcaggagaag GTGAATCGAAGCCAAAACCCAA GGTCTTCATGCCCAACCTGGTGCCCCCCAAGATCCCAGATGGCGAGAGACTGGATTTTGAT gacaTTCACCGCAAGCGCATGGAGAAGGACCTGAACGAGCTGCAGGCCCTCATCGAAGCCCACTTTGAGagcaggaagaaggaggaagaggagctgctgtCTCTCAAGGACAGGATT gagcagcGGCGAGCGGAGCGGGCGGAGCAGCAGCGGATCCGCAGCGAGCGGGAGAAGGAGCGCCAGGCCCGCATGGCC GAGGAAAGAGCTCgcaaggaggaagaggaggcgcGGAAGAGGGCGGAGGAGGAGGCGCGGAAGAAGAAGGCGTTCTCCAACATGCTGCACTTTGGGGGATACATGCAGAAG TCAGAGAAAAAGGGTGGGAAGAAGCAAACAGAGcgggaaaagaagaagaagatccTCAGTGAGCGACGGAAACCCCTGAACATCGACCACCTCAGTGAGGACAAGCTCAG GGACAAGGCCAAGGAGCTATGGCAGAACATCCATGACCTGGAGGCTGAGAAATTTGACCTGCAGGAGAAGTTCAAGCGGCAGAAATACGag ATCAATGTTCTTCGAAACCGCATCAGTGACCACCAGAAAGT CAAAGG ATCCAAGGGTGCCCGTGGGAAGACCATGGTGGGCAGCCGAAGGAAGTAG
- the TNNT2 gene encoding troponin T, cardiac muscle isoform X1, with product MSDTEEVTEEYEQEQEEECVEEEEEEWIEEDDGQEEQVEEVEEETTEAKAEEQEDETKAAGEGGEGEREQEPGEGESKPKPKVFMPNLVPPKIPDGERLDFDDIHRKRMEKDLNELQALIEAHFESRKKEEEELLSLKDRIEQRRAERAEQQRIRSEREKERQARMAEERARKEEEEARKRAEEEARKKKAFSNMLHFGGYMQKSEKKGGKKQTEREKKKKILSERRKPLNIDHLSEDKLRDKAKELWQNIHDLEAEKFDLQEKFKRQKYEINVLRNRISDHQKVKGSKGARGKTMVGSRRK from the exons ATGTCAGACACGGAGGAGGTCACCGAGGAGTATGAGCA ggagcaggaag AGGAGTGCGTGGAGGAAG AAGAGGAAGAATGGATAGAGGAAGACGACG gTCAGGAGGAGCAGGtagaggaggtggaggaggagacCACAGAAGCCAAGGCAGAAG AACAAGAAGATGAAAcgaaagcagcaggagaag GTGGCGAGGGAGAGCGGGAGCAGGAGCCCGGGGAAG GTGAATCGAAGCCAAAACCCAA GGTCTTCATGCCCAACCTGGTGCCCCCCAAGATCCCAGATGGCGAGAGACTGGATTTTGAT gacaTTCACCGCAAGCGCATGGAGAAGGACCTGAACGAGCTGCAGGCCCTCATCGAAGCCCACTTTGAGagcaggaagaaggaggaagaggagctgctgtCTCTCAAGGACAGGATT gagcagcGGCGAGCGGAGCGGGCGGAGCAGCAGCGGATCCGCAGCGAGCGGGAGAAGGAGCGCCAGGCCCGCATGGCC GAGGAAAGAGCTCgcaaggaggaagaggaggcgcGGAAGAGGGCGGAGGAGGAGGCGCGGAAGAAGAAGGCGTTCTCCAACATGCTGCACTTTGGGGGATACATGCAGAAG TCAGAGAAAAAGGGTGGGAAGAAGCAAACAGAGcgggaaaagaagaagaagatccTCAGTGAGCGACGGAAACCCCTGAACATCGACCACCTCAGTGAGGACAAGCTCAG GGACAAGGCCAAGGAGCTATGGCAGAACATCCATGACCTGGAGGCTGAGAAATTTGACCTGCAGGAGAAGTTCAAGCGGCAGAAATACGag ATCAATGTTCTTCGAAACCGCATCAGTGACCACCAGAAAGT CAAAGG ATCCAAGGGTGCCCGTGGGAAGACCATGGTGGGCAGCCGAAGGAAGTAG